The following proteins are co-located in the Camelina sativa cultivar DH55 chromosome 12, Cs, whole genome shotgun sequence genome:
- the LOC104730140 gene encoding uncharacterized protein LOC104730140 — protein MAGEEDWRKTADTTKMSSESVKAAGVESSKRPPGSNPGGVLHQRRNLPYSYTTMALVGLAISGAVMYSVMYAKKKPEASATDVAKAATGTAKPEDTHPRK, from the coding sequence ATGgcaggagaagaagattggagaaAAACTGCGGATACGACGAAAATGAGCTCGGAGAGTGTAAAAGCTGCCGGCGTTGAGTCATCGAAGAGGCCACCAGGAAGTAATCCCGGCGGTGTTCTTCACCAACGCCGTAACTTGCCTTATAGTTACACTACGATGGCTCTTGTCGGATTAGCTATCTCTGGTGCCGTCATGTACTCTGTTATGTATGCTAAGAAGAAGCCCGAAGCTAGTGCCACTGATGTAGCTAAGGCGGCCACAGGGACGGCGAAACCCGAAGATACTCATCcgagaaaatga